From a region of the Tenggerimyces flavus genome:
- a CDS encoding LLM class F420-dependent oxidoreductase, which translates to MAVRFGVFVPQGWRMDLTEIADPVEQYEAMTAVAKVADAGPWDSIWVYDHLHTVPEPTKNTTFECWTATSTLVRDTQRVNVGQMVGCNGYRHPSMYAKIASTVDVAAHGRLYAGIGAGWYEHEWKAYGYEWPTLKERMGAFREAVEIIYKMWTEDEPVYNGKYYSIDKPYNEPKGARKPHPSLWIGGGGEQVTLKLVAMYGDACNIGGGKPDVIQQKLGVLKQHCDKLGRNYDDIIKSTNFLVFPIDKGADPEKASAQARQSLSVEQFQRNGEITEVDVIAERVEKALEAGADYVNFYIPGVAYDHEPVHRLAESIVKRFN; encoded by the coding sequence ATGGCAGTGCGTTTCGGAGTCTTCGTTCCCCAGGGTTGGCGGATGGATCTCACGGAGATCGCCGACCCGGTCGAGCAGTACGAGGCGATGACGGCGGTCGCGAAGGTCGCCGACGCCGGGCCGTGGGACTCCATTTGGGTGTACGACCACCTGCACACGGTTCCCGAGCCGACGAAGAACACCACGTTCGAGTGCTGGACAGCGACGTCCACGCTCGTCCGTGACACCCAGCGGGTCAACGTCGGCCAGATGGTCGGCTGCAACGGCTACCGGCACCCGTCGATGTACGCGAAGATCGCGTCCACCGTCGATGTGGCCGCGCACGGTCGCCTGTACGCGGGCATCGGCGCCGGCTGGTACGAGCACGAGTGGAAGGCGTACGGCTACGAATGGCCGACGCTGAAGGAACGCATGGGCGCGTTCCGCGAGGCGGTCGAGATCATCTACAAGATGTGGACCGAGGACGAGCCGGTCTACAACGGCAAGTACTACTCGATCGACAAGCCGTACAACGAGCCGAAGGGCGCGCGCAAGCCGCACCCCTCGCTGTGGATCGGCGGTGGCGGCGAGCAGGTCACCCTGAAGCTGGTCGCGATGTACGGCGACGCCTGCAACATCGGCGGCGGCAAGCCCGACGTGATCCAGCAGAAGCTCGGCGTGCTCAAGCAGCACTGCGACAAGCTCGGCCGCAACTACGACGACATCATCAAGTCGACGAACTTCCTGGTGTTCCCGATCGACAAGGGTGCCGATCCGGAGAAGGCGAGCGCTCAGGCGCGCCAGAGCTTGTCGGTGGAGCAGTTCCAGCGCAATGGCGAGATCACCGAGGTCGACGTGATCGCCGAGCGTGTCGAGAAGGCACTCGAGGCGGGCGCGGACTACGTGAACTTCTACATCCCCGGCGTGGCGTACGACCACGAGCCGGTCCACCGGCTTGCCGAGTCGATCGTCAAGCGCTTCAACTAA
- the cydD gene encoding thiol reductant ABC exporter subunit CydD, which produces MRPLDPRLLRYAKATAPYVAACILVGAATAGLVIAQATLLASAIAHVTTAGLVPLAAIVLGRALLAWGQEVAAHRASAAVKASLREQLVRKALALGPHWLANERKAALTTLATRGLDALDGYFARYLPQLVLAVVVPAAIVVWLVANDLIAGITVAITLPLIPVFMALVGLATRDRANRSWRALAVLAHHFADVVAGLPTLKIFGRAKTQAEAIRRVGAQHRRESLSLLRVAFLSGLVLELVATFSVALVAVGIGVRLVEGRLDLETALLVLILAPEAYVPLRLVGAHFHASADGLAAADEAFRVLETPALQTVGFWYRHAGVSRPEPHSLGAWLVVEGLTVQYPGDPEPVVEDLSFEVRPGELVALAGPSGAGKSSVLNALVATWRTQVGWVPQRPYLLDGSVADNVGFGNPAGDVERALADAGAQELDPATQVGEGGKRLSEGQRRRVALARALIRGVPVLLLDEPTAGVDAETEADIAAMLRRSGRTVVLVTHHPALLAAADRVVDVRPCVYA; this is translated from the coding sequence ATGAGACCGCTCGACCCGCGGCTGCTGAGGTACGCCAAGGCCACCGCGCCGTACGTCGCCGCATGCATACTCGTCGGCGCCGCCACCGCCGGGCTGGTCATCGCGCAGGCGACTCTGCTCGCTTCCGCGATCGCGCACGTCACGACCGCTGGACTCGTCCCGCTCGCGGCCATCGTGCTCGGCCGCGCGCTGCTCGCCTGGGGCCAGGAGGTCGCGGCTCACCGCGCGTCGGCCGCAGTCAAGGCGAGCTTGCGCGAGCAGCTGGTACGCAAGGCCCTCGCGCTCGGCCCGCACTGGCTGGCGAACGAACGCAAGGCCGCCTTGACAACGCTCGCCACCCGCGGACTCGACGCACTCGACGGCTACTTCGCCCGCTACCTCCCGCAGCTCGTCCTTGCGGTCGTCGTTCCCGCGGCCATCGTCGTCTGGCTGGTCGCAAACGACCTCATCGCCGGCATCACGGTCGCGATCACGCTGCCGCTGATCCCGGTCTTCATGGCGCTCGTCGGTCTCGCGACCAGGGATCGCGCGAACCGCAGCTGGCGAGCGCTCGCCGTCCTCGCCCATCACTTCGCCGACGTCGTGGCTGGCCTGCCCACGTTGAAGATCTTCGGCCGCGCCAAGACGCAGGCCGAGGCGATCCGCCGCGTCGGCGCCCAGCACCGGCGCGAGTCGCTGTCGCTGTTGCGCGTCGCGTTCCTGTCCGGGCTCGTGCTCGAGCTCGTCGCCACGTTCTCCGTCGCACTCGTCGCGGTCGGCATCGGCGTACGACTCGTCGAGGGACGGCTCGACCTCGAGACTGCGCTGCTCGTGCTGATCCTCGCGCCCGAGGCGTACGTCCCGCTCCGGCTCGTCGGCGCGCACTTCCACGCCAGCGCGGACGGACTGGCCGCGGCCGACGAGGCGTTCCGCGTCCTCGAGACGCCCGCCCTCCAAACTGTGGGGTTCTGGTACCGACACGCCGGCGTGTCGCGACCAGAACCCCACAGTCTGGGGGCCTGGCTGGTGGTGGAGGGGTTGACCGTGCAGTATCCGGGCGACCCGGAGCCGGTCGTGGAGGACCTGTCATTCGAGGTCCGCCCAGGCGAGCTCGTCGCGCTCGCCGGACCGAGCGGCGCCGGCAAGTCCAGCGTGTTGAACGCGTTGGTCGCGACCTGGCGTACCCAGGTCGGCTGGGTGCCGCAACGCCCTTACCTGCTTGACGGTTCGGTCGCCGACAACGTGGGCTTCGGCAACCCGGCCGGCGACGTCGAACGAGCCCTCGCCGACGCCGGCGCACAAGAGCTCGACCCCGCGACCCAGGTAGGCGAAGGCGGCAAGCGGCTCTCCGAAGGCCAGCGCAGGCGTGTCGCGCTCGCCCGGGCGTTGATCCGCGGCGTCCCCGTCCTGCTGCTCGATGAGCCGACCGCCGGCGTCGACGCCGAGACCGAGGCCGACATCGCCGCGATGCTACGGCGATCCGGCAGGACCGTCGTGCTCGTCACCCATCACCCAGCCCTGCTCGCTGCCGCCGACCGCGTCGTGGACGTGCGACCATGCGTTTACGCCTAG
- the cydB gene encoding cytochrome d ubiquinol oxidase subunit II translates to MDLTTLWFGIVVFFWTGFFVLEGFDFGVGVLARLLGRTDRERAAYLETIGPHWDGNEVWLVVAIGAMFAAFPAWYAELLSTSYLPVVLALVGLIVRGVALEWRGKRDDALWRRRCDLGIALGSAMVPLVLGAVLVGGATGNFAYAIAGGVVLLALCLVHGAAFLALRTSGELRARVPHTSRDALFFAATSVVIAGTIVALFVTSFPRAMPGLAYGDAAASPYALKILTWIGAACVPLVLAYQGWSYWVFRRRVATS, encoded by the coding sequence ATGGACCTCACCACGCTCTGGTTCGGCATCGTCGTGTTCTTCTGGACCGGGTTCTTCGTCCTCGAAGGCTTCGACTTCGGCGTCGGCGTGCTCGCCCGCCTGCTGGGCCGCACCGACCGCGAGCGCGCCGCGTACCTCGAGACGATCGGCCCACACTGGGACGGCAACGAGGTCTGGCTGGTCGTCGCGATCGGCGCGATGTTCGCCGCGTTCCCGGCCTGGTACGCCGAGCTGCTCAGCACGTCCTACCTGCCCGTCGTCCTCGCGCTCGTCGGCCTGATCGTCCGCGGCGTCGCGCTGGAGTGGCGCGGCAAGCGGGACGACGCGCTCTGGCGGCGCCGCTGCGACCTCGGCATCGCGCTGGGCTCGGCGATGGTCCCGCTCGTCCTGGGCGCCGTGCTCGTCGGCGGCGCGACTGGCAACTTCGCGTACGCGATCGCCGGCGGCGTCGTGCTGCTCGCGCTCTGCCTGGTGCACGGTGCGGCGTTCCTCGCCCTGCGTACGAGCGGCGAGCTCCGTGCCCGCGTCCCGCACACCAGCAGGGATGCGCTGTTCTTCGCCGCGACGAGCGTGGTCATCGCGGGAACGATCGTCGCGCTGTTCGTCACCAGCTTCCCGCGAGCGATGCCAGGGCTCGCGTACGGGGATGCGGCCGCATCCCCGTACGCGTTGAAGATTCTGACCTGGATCGGTGCTGCCTGCGTCCCGCTCGTGCTTGCCTACCAGGGGTGGAGCTACTGGGTCTTTCGCCGTCGCGTGGCCACGTCATGA
- the cydC gene encoding thiol reductant ABC exporter subunit CydC: MRLRLAFAAIAGTAAAGSAVAMVAASAWLISRAAEHPPVLMLMVAIVGVRAFGLARAVLRYVERLLGHDAGYRLLDALRTRLYDKLELLAPNGLAAYRSGDLLARLVDDVDLLLDLVLRVALPIVVASLVGAGTAVLLGLLLPVVGAVTGAAVGLALVGVPLLVAWSAHRAERAVAPERGRLSAATTELLEAAPELIAFGATAHAIDKVVDSTNRLRAAERRSSWSVGLGNGLLTLLTGAASIAGIAVGVPAVRSGTLDQVLLAVVVLTPLALADVFASLAPAAATATRGHTALARVRDVLRAKEPVSEPDQPTTVPAGPYHLNVENLSVRWTDDGPNVLDGFGLDLSPGRKVALMGPSGSGKSTLAHALVRLVEPVSGRITLNGVDLTELRPDDLRQVVGLCQQDTYVFDTTVAENVRLARPDATDAEVQAVLDRVRLPLDLEARVGEHGDRISGGERRRLGLARCLLARTPILVLDEPTEHLEDDLADAILHVILTAARDQTILLITHRPPPAGLVDEIIVLGKAFSGVGSR, from the coding sequence ATGCGTTTACGCCTAGCGTTCGCCGCGATCGCGGGTACGGCCGCGGCCGGCAGCGCCGTCGCGATGGTCGCCGCCTCCGCTTGGCTGATCTCCCGCGCCGCCGAGCACCCGCCCGTCCTGATGCTGATGGTCGCGATCGTCGGCGTCCGCGCGTTCGGCCTCGCCCGCGCCGTCCTCCGGTACGTCGAGCGCCTGCTCGGCCACGACGCCGGCTACCGCCTGCTCGACGCGCTGCGGACGCGGTTGTACGACAAGCTCGAACTACTCGCGCCGAACGGGCTCGCCGCATACCGTTCCGGCGACCTGCTGGCCAGGCTCGTCGACGACGTGGACCTGCTGCTCGACCTCGTCCTCCGCGTCGCCCTGCCGATCGTCGTCGCGAGCCTCGTCGGCGCCGGAACCGCAGTCCTGCTTGGCCTTCTGCTCCCGGTGGTCGGAGCGGTCACCGGCGCAGCCGTCGGCCTTGCTCTCGTCGGAGTGCCGCTCCTCGTCGCCTGGTCCGCGCACCGCGCCGAGCGCGCCGTCGCGCCGGAACGCGGCCGCCTCAGCGCCGCCACCACCGAGCTGCTCGAGGCCGCTCCCGAGCTCATCGCGTTCGGCGCCACCGCCCACGCCATCGACAAGGTGGTCGACAGCACGAACCGGCTGCGCGCCGCCGAACGCCGATCGAGCTGGAGCGTCGGCCTCGGCAACGGCCTGCTCACGCTGCTGACCGGTGCCGCCAGCATCGCCGGCATCGCTGTCGGCGTCCCCGCTGTACGCTCCGGCACCCTCGACCAGGTCCTCCTGGCCGTCGTCGTACTGACGCCATTGGCGCTCGCCGACGTATTCGCCTCGCTCGCACCAGCCGCCGCGACGGCGACCCGCGGCCACACCGCCCTCGCCCGAGTCCGCGACGTGCTGCGAGCGAAGGAACCGGTCAGCGAGCCAGACCAGCCCACCACCGTCCCGGCGGGGCCGTACCACCTGAACGTCGAGAACCTCAGCGTCCGCTGGACCGACGACGGCCCGAACGTGCTCGACGGGTTCGGCCTCGACCTGTCACCAGGGCGGAAGGTCGCGCTGATGGGCCCGAGCGGTTCCGGCAAGAGCACGCTCGCGCACGCGCTCGTCCGCCTCGTCGAGCCGGTCAGCGGCAGGATCACGCTCAACGGCGTCGACCTCACCGAGCTCCGACCGGATGACTTACGGCAGGTCGTCGGCCTGTGCCAGCAGGACACGTACGTCTTCGACACCACCGTCGCCGAGAACGTCCGCTTGGCGAGGCCGGACGCCACCGACGCGGAGGTGCAGGCAGTCCTCGACCGCGTACGCCTCCCGCTCGACCTCGAAGCCAGGGTGGGGGAGCACGGCGACCGCATCTCCGGCGGCGAACGACGCAGACTCGGCCTCGCGAGATGCCTGCTCGCCCGAACGCCCATCCTCGTGCTCGACGAGCCGACCGAGCACCTCGAGGACGACCTGGCCGACGCGATCCTGCACGTGATCCTCACGGCAGCACGCGATCAAACCATCCTGCTGATCACGCACCGGCCACCCCCGGCGGGACTCGTGGACGAAATCATCGTGCTGGGCAAGGCTTTCTCGGGGGTAGGGTCCCGGTAG